The genomic segment TGGCCGGAACGCGGGGCGCCGCCCGCGGGTTGGGGTGGGACGAAGTGACCGGGGGTGCGGAACTCGAGCAGATGGTACGCACGATATCCGCCGAAGAACGGTCACGCGAACGGGAGAAGGCCCGAACGGAACCGCACGGCCCCCAAAAGAATCCCCACCCAGTGCCGCTCCCGGACGATCGATTCGCGAAGGGTAGACCAACACCCAGGGTCAGTTACAATGAGCGTCTTCGAAGCCCCGGGGGACGCCCCATACGCCCGCCGCCCGGTCCCGCCCGGTTCCGGCGACCGGTCGAGCGACGGAACCCGACTCGCGATGCCCCGATCGTCTCCGCCCAACACGTTCCCCGGCGACGGCGAGATGAGCCGCCTGATCCGGGACCACGACTGGTCGTCCACCCCGCTCGGGCCGCTGGCGACCTGGCCGCAGAGCCTCACGGTCGCGGTCCGCATCATGCTCGACTCCCGCTACGCCATGTGGCTCGGCTGGGGGCCGTCGCTCACGTTCCTGTACAACGAAGCCTACGCCCGTGCGACTCTCGGCGCAAAACACCCGTGGGTGCTGGGCCGCCCCTTCCGCGAAGTGTGGGGCGAGATCTGGTCCGACCTGTCCCCCCGAATCGAACGGGTGGTCACCACCGGGGAGGCCACCTGGGACGAGGGCCTGCTCCTGTTCCTCGAGCGCCGCGGGTACCCGGAAGAGACGTACCACACGTTCTCTTACAGCCCGCTCCCGGACGACGCCGGCGGGATCGGCGGCATGTTGTGCGTGGTGACGGAGGACACCGATCGCACGATCGGCGAGCGCCGGCTGAAGACGCTCCGGGAACTGGCCGCGCGAACGACGGAGTCGATGATTTCGGCCGAGGCGGCGTGCCGCGCCGCCGCCCGCACCCTCGCCGCCAACCCGAACGATCTCCCGTTCGCTCTGCTCTACCTGATCGACGCGGACGGCCGTACCGCCCGCCTGGCCGGCACGGCCGGACTGGAGGCCGGATCACCGGCCGCGCCGACCGCCGTCGGGCTCGTGGAACCGTCCGGCGCCGACGTCTGGCACTTGCGAACCGTGGCCGACACCCGCGAATTGCAGGTCGTGTCCGACGCGGCTCCGCGCCTCGGCGCGGGACCGGTCGGCATCTATCCCGAGCCGCCGCACACGGCCGTCGTTCTACCCGTTCACAAATCGGGTCAGCACGCACTGGCCGGCTTCTTCGTGGCCGGCATCAGCCCGCGGCGCCCGCTCGACGACGGCTACCGCGGGTTCCTCGACCTCCTCGTCGGCCAGGTCGCCACGGCCGTCGCCAGCGCCCGCGCCTACGAGGAGGAGCGGAGCCGCGCCGAAGCCCTGGCCGAACTCGACCGGGCCAAGACCGCGTTCTTCTCGAACGTCAGCCACGAGTTCCGCACCCCGCTCACCCTCATGCTCGGCCCGGTCGAGGACCTCCTCACCGCCCCGTCCGGCGACGTCGGCCCGGCGGCCCGCGGGGTCCTCGCCGTCGTCCACCGCAACGGCTTGCGGCTCCAGAAACTCGTTAACACGCTGCTCGATTTCTCCCGGATCGAGGCGGGCCGGATGCGGGCCTCGTTCGAGGCGACCGACCTCGCCGGCCTCACGGCCGATCTCGCGAGCAACTTCCGCTCGGCGTGCGAGCGGGCCGGTCTGGAGTTCGTGGTGGACTGCCCGCCGCTGGGCGAACCGGCCTTCGTGGACCGGGACATGTGGGAGAAGCTCGTTCTGAACCTCGTCTCCAACGCGTTCAAGTTCACGCTCCGGGGCCGCATCGAGGTCCGGCTGCGGCGGGCGGGCGACGGCGCCGCGCTGACCGTCCGCGACACCGGAACGGGCATCCCCGCGGACCAGATGCCGCACCTGTTCGAACGGTTCTACCGTATCGAGGGCGCGGTCGGGCGCACGCAGGAGGGCTCGGGCATCGGGCTGGCCCTGGTGCGGGAACTGGCCCGCCAGCACGGCGGCGAGGTCCGGGCCGAGAGCGCGCTCGGGACCGGCAGTACGTTCACGGTCACGATCCCGTTGGGCTCCGCGCACCTGCCGCCGGACCGCACCGCGCGCGGCACCGCCTCGCACCCGACGACGCGGGCCGCCGCCTTTGTCGAAGAGGCCCTGCGGTGGCTGCCGGCGTCGGGGGCGGGGGCGCGGGGCCGGCCGTGAGCGGCGAAGGGACCGGGCCCACGCGACGCACGCGACGCGCGCGACGAGGGGCGCGCCACCCCTCCGCCCGCGACCGAGCCCGCGCGTCCTTCTGGCGGACGACAACGCCGACATGCGCGACTACGTCCGCCGCTTGCTCGCCGAGCGGTACGACGTGGAAGTAGTCACGAACGGGGCCGACGCGCTAGCCGCCGCCCGGCGGGCCTGCCCCGACCTCGTCCTGTCCGACGTGATGATGCCGGTCCTCGACGGGTTCGGGCTGTTGAGCGAGTTGCGGGCCGACCCCGCCACCGCCGGGGTGCCCGTCCTGCTCGTCTCGGCCCGGGCGGGCGAAGAGGCCCGCGTGGAGGGGCTCCGGGCCGGGGCCGACGACTACCTGACCAAGCCGTTCGGCGCGCGGGAGCTGTTGGCCCGTGTCGAGGCCCACCTGGCGCTGGCCCGGCTGCGGCGCGACACCGAGCAGCGGGCGCGCACCATCCTGGAGTCGATCACCGACGCCTTCTTCGCCCTCGATCGGGAGTGGCGGTTCACCTACGTGAACCGCCACGCGGAGGCCGCCCTCGCCCGCACCCGGGCCGACCTGGTGGGCAAAAACCTGTGGGCGGAGTACGCCCCGGCGGTGGGAACCGCGTTCCACGTCGAGCTCCTCCGCGCGGCGGCGGAACACGTGAGCGTGAGCTTCGAGGACTATTACCCGCCGCACGGCCGCTGGTACGAGGTGCGGGCGTACCCGTCCGCGGCGGGCCTGTCGGTGTACTTCCGCGACATCTCCGAGCGGAAGCGGGTGGCCGCGGGGGAGCGGTTCCTGGCCGAAGCGGGCGCGGTGCTGGCGTCCTCCCTCGATTACGAGACGACGCTCGCCGCCGTGGTCCGGTTGGCCGTTCCGGCCCTGGCCGACTGGTGCAGCGTCTTCCTCGTGGACGCCGGGAACGGTCTCCGGCAGATCGCCGCCGCGCACCCGGACCCGGCCCTGGTGGAACGGGCCGAGGAGATGACCCGCCGCTACCCGCCGCACCCCGAGGACGCGACGGGGATCGGCGGCGTGATCCGCACCGGGGAGCCGCGCCTGGTGCCCGACCTGACCGACGCGCTGCTCGCCGCCTCGGCCCGCGACCCGGACCACCTCGCCCTGCTGCGCGAAATCGGCCCCCGGTCCGTGATGATCGTGCCGCTGACCGCCCGGGACCGGGTGCTGGGCGCGATCACGTTCGTCTACGCCGAAACCGGTCGGCGGTACGAGGCGCGGGACCTCGCGCTGGCCCAGGAACTGGGCCGGCGCGCGGCCCTGGCGGTGGACAACGCCCGGCTGTACCACGCGAGCGCGGACGCGCTCCACCGGTTGGGCGTCCTCGTGGAGGCGTCGGGGCTGCTGACCCGGTCGCTGGAACTGCCCGCCGTTCAGGCCGCGGTCCTCGACCTGTCCCACCGCCTGATCGCCGCCGACGCCTACGCGGTGTGGCAGTTCGACGCGGGCGCGGAGGAGTGGCGGATCGCCAGTTCCGCCAACCTGTCCGACACGTACCTGAGCGAGGCGGGCCGGATCCCGGGGACCGACCGCATGTCCGATCGGCCGATCGTAGAAGAGGACGCCCAGGGCGCCGCCCGGCTGGAGGGGCGGCGCCGGGCGTACCGGGCCGAGGGCATCGAATCGCTGTTGGCCGTACCCCTGCGGGTCCACAGCTCGGTGGCCGGCACGCTGGTCTTCTATTACAAGACGCGGCGGCGGTTCGACGACGTGACGGTGCGGGTCGCCAGCGCCCTCGCGGACCTGTCGGGCGCGGCGCTCGGCACGGCGGAACTGTACCAGCGCGAGAGGGCGTCCCGGCACCGGGCCGAAGAGGCGGACCGCGCGAAGGACGAGTTCCTCGCCCTGCTCGGCC from the Frigoriglobus tundricola genome contains:
- a CDS encoding PAS domain-containing sensor histidine kinase; translation: MSVFEAPGDAPYARRPVPPGSGDRSSDGTRLAMPRSSPPNTFPGDGEMSRLIRDHDWSSTPLGPLATWPQSLTVAVRIMLDSRYAMWLGWGPSLTFLYNEAYARATLGAKHPWVLGRPFREVWGEIWSDLSPRIERVVTTGEATWDEGLLLFLERRGYPEETYHTFSYSPLPDDAGGIGGMLCVVTEDTDRTIGERRLKTLRELAARTTESMISAEAACRAAARTLAANPNDLPFALLYLIDADGRTARLAGTAGLEAGSPAAPTAVGLVEPSGADVWHLRTVADTRELQVVSDAAPRLGAGPVGIYPEPPHTAVVLPVHKSGQHALAGFFVAGISPRRPLDDGYRGFLDLLVGQVATAVASARAYEEERSRAEALAELDRAKTAFFSNVSHEFRTPLTLMLGPVEDLLTAPSGDVGPAARGVLAVVHRNGLRLQKLVNTLLDFSRIEAGRMRASFEATDLAGLTADLASNFRSACERAGLEFVVDCPPLGEPAFVDRDMWEKLVLNLVSNAFKFTLRGRIEVRLRRAGDGAALTVRDTGTGIPADQMPHLFERFYRIEGAVGRTQEGSGIGLALVRELARQHGGEVRAESALGTGSTFTVTIPLGSAHLPPDRTARGTASHPTTRAAAFVEEALRWLPASGAGARGRP
- a CDS encoding response regulator codes for the protein MRDYVRRLLAERYDVEVVTNGADALAAARRACPDLVLSDVMMPVLDGFGLLSELRADPATAGVPVLLVSARAGEEARVEGLRAGADDYLTKPFGARELLARVEAHLALARLRRDTEQRARTILESITDAFFALDREWRFTYVNRHAEAALARTRADLVGKNLWAEYAPAVGTAFHVELLRAAAEHVSVSFEDYYPPHGRWYEVRAYPSAAGLSVYFRDISERKRVAAGERFLAEAGAVLASSLDYETTLAAVVRLAVPALADWCSVFLVDAGNGLRQIAAAHPDPALVERAEEMTRRYPPHPEDATGIGGVIRTGEPRLVPDLTDALLAASARDPDHLALLREIGPRSVMIVPLTARDRVLGAITFVYAETGRRYEARDLALAQELGRRAALAVDNARLYHASADALHRLGVLVEASGLLTRSLELPAVQAAVLDLSHRLIAADAYAVWQFDAGAEEWRIASSANLSDTYLSEAGRIPGTDRMSDRPIVEEDAQGAARLEGRRRAYRAEGIESLLAVPLRVHSSVAGTLVFYYKTRRRFDDVTVRVASALADLSGAALGTAELYQRERASRHRAEEADRAKDEFLALLGHELRNPIAPIKYALQILELKGDDPAAAARARAMIDRQATHLTRLVEELLDASRIARGKVRLTVERLDLVALVRTAVEDHRAGVEKAGLSLEVAAPAHPLRMRGDSARLTQVVTNLLANAAKFTPAGGSVTVRLHALAGEAVLTVSDTGIGLAEPDLPAVFHPFYQVNADPARTKGGLGLGLAVVRGLIELHGGRVHATSPGLQKGSAFTVYLPLDDTTSVPAPGPARARAAGGGRRLVIVEDSVDSAESLAEVLGLKGFTVSIATTGPDGVALCQRERPDGVVCDIGLPGMTGFDVARALRADPRTAGAVLVAVSGYAQEEDRRKAAQAGFDALLAKPADIEHLVGLLARPRG